In Planctomycetia bacterium, one DNA window encodes the following:
- the tadA gene encoding Flp pilus assembly complex ATPase component TadA, with the protein MPRLEITSQGKTRIVPFNGARLSIGRQPGNDVVLEDPAASRKHCVIEHIGGVFKLTDLKSHNGTWIGENRVREANLALGESLRIGATLLRILPDEIAEQAARRVLPKAQLVEEVPEDLPRTSVDRDVVATTLAVRSMVSGPLAKQLATLMQSCINVPPPEGAPQVARDIRLLNRKSETVAPSEKAGEAMEALRQLLFAAFRVRATDIHIEPKPEVYSIRFRIDSLLHAVGDLTAKMGVAVLNVIKILCELDISKRNIVQEGSFAAELPTRRVDFRVNLTPTLHGQKLALRFLDKGTVPGQFENLGMELDVVAEMSRICSQDAGLIIIAGPTGSGKTTTLYTALQTIDAYTRNIVTIEDPVEYELPNTTQISIDPVHNLTFASVLSSVLRQDPDVILVGEIRDQETAKMAMQAATTGHLVLTTIHARDTIGTIFRLLDLGVEPFLVANSVTMCISQRLARVLCPSCKRPYKPDTKTIRRLNLESRQFGEFYEAVGCKKCMNVGYRGRMALFETLLFSPQVRDVILTNPTIGDLRKAAGEWMFHTLADSGYRKVIEGITTVEEVDRVASQG; encoded by the coding sequence ATGCCGCGGCTTGAAATCACATCGCAGGGCAAGACTCGGATTGTTCCATTCAACGGGGCGCGATTGAGCATCGGTCGCCAGCCCGGCAACGACGTCGTGTTGGAAGATCCGGCCGCATCGCGCAAGCATTGTGTCATTGAGCACATCGGCGGCGTGTTCAAGCTGACCGATCTCAAAAGCCACAACGGCACCTGGATCGGCGAGAACCGTGTGCGGGAAGCCAACCTCGCGCTGGGCGAATCGCTGCGCATCGGCGCGACGTTACTGCGCATCCTGCCCGATGAAATCGCCGAGCAGGCGGCCAGGCGAGTTCTCCCCAAGGCGCAACTCGTTGAGGAAGTCCCGGAAGACCTGCCGCGAACGTCGGTCGATCGCGATGTCGTGGCGACGACGCTGGCGGTGCGCTCGATGGTCAGCGGCCCGCTGGCCAAGCAACTGGCGACGCTGATGCAATCGTGCATCAACGTGCCGCCGCCCGAGGGCGCGCCGCAAGTCGCGCGCGACATCCGCCTGCTCAATCGCAAAAGCGAGACGGTTGCGCCGTCAGAGAAGGCCGGCGAGGCCATGGAGGCCCTGCGGCAACTGCTCTTCGCGGCGTTTCGCGTGCGCGCCACCGACATTCACATCGAGCCGAAGCCCGAGGTGTACTCGATTCGCTTCCGCATCGACAGTCTGCTGCACGCCGTCGGCGACCTCACCGCCAAGATGGGTGTGGCGGTCCTGAACGTTATCAAGATTCTCTGCGAATTGGATATCTCCAAACGCAACATCGTGCAGGAGGGGAGCTTCGCTGCCGAGCTGCCGACGCGCCGGGTCGATTTTCGCGTGAACCTGACGCCGACGCTGCACGGTCAGAAGCTGGCGCTGCGCTTCCTCGACAAGGGCACCGTGCCGGGTCAGTTCGAGAATCTCGGCATGGAGCTGGATGTCGTCGCCGAGATGTCACGCATCTGTTCGCAGGATGCAGGCCTCATCATCATCGCCGGCCCGACCGGCAGCGGAAAAACCACCACGCTCTACACCGCGCTGCAAACGATCGACGCTTACACGCGCAACATCGTTACCATCGAGGATCCGGTCGAGTACGAATTGCCCAATACGACGCAGATCTCCATCGACCCGGTTCACAACCTGACCTTCGCCTCCGTCCTCTCCAGCGTCCTGCGGCAGGATCCCGACGTGATTCTCGTCGGTGAGATTCGCGATCAGGAAACCGCTAAAATGGCCATGCAGGCCGCCACGACGGGCCACCTCGTGCTGACGACAATCCACGCGCGCGACACGATCGGCACGATCTTCCGCCTGCTTGATCTGGGCGTTGAGCCGTTTCTCGTGGCGAACTCGGTCACGATGTGCATCAGCCAGCGACTGGCGCGCGTGCTGTGTCCGTCGTGCAAGCGGCCTTACAAGCCGGACACGAAGACGATCCGGCGATTGAACCTCGAAAGCCGCCAGTTTGGTGAATTCTACGAAGCCGTCGGCTGCAAGAAGTGCATGAACGTGGGCTATCGCGGGCGCATGGCGCTTTTTGAGACGTTGCTGTTCAGCCCGCAGGTGCGCGATGTGATTCTCACCAATCCCACGATCGGCGATCTCCGCAAAGCCGCCGGCGAATGGATGTTCCACACGCTCGCCGACAGCGGCTATCGCAAGGTGATCGAGGGCATCACGACGGTGGAAGAAGTGGACCGCGTGGCGAGCCAGGGATGA
- a CDS encoding PilT/PilU family type 4a pilus ATPase yields MEAHSSPEQEGGSNPIDVHDVEVSAGGKEHHRNPNPTINRLFRACTKMGASDVHLKANQPPRFRLKGEIRKSQEPPLSTEEIEAMIFEVITDRQKQFFIENGALDFAHQVPGQDRFRVNVFRQRGMTSMAARRVVKDIQDFEQLHLPPVLKEISKHHQGLILLAGITGSGKSTTIASMINYINKTRACHIVTIEDPIEYIFEDDKAFINQREIGIDVKNFHDALKYLMREDPDVVLVGEMRDRDTFEAAIHAAETGHLCFGTIHASTAAQTISRILDLFPEEGRAQVRQALVFNLKAIVCQKLLPSIHPERSRVPCCEIMINNPSVRKLIAESRDFEITTVLKNSIHEGMQDFTEAIYQLIQEEYLDMKLALEVAPNPEELKMRLKGIRSKAAAIL; encoded by the coding sequence ATGGAAGCGCATTCCAGCCCGGAACAGGAAGGCGGCTCAAACCCGATTGACGTCCACGACGTGGAAGTCAGCGCGGGCGGCAAAGAACATCACCGCAATCCGAATCCGACGATCAATCGATTGTTCCGCGCCTGCACGAAGATGGGCGCGAGCGATGTTCACCTGAAGGCGAATCAGCCGCCGCGTTTTCGGCTCAAGGGGGAGATCCGCAAGAGTCAGGAACCACCGCTGTCGACCGAGGAGATCGAGGCGATGATCTTCGAGGTGATCACCGATCGGCAGAAGCAGTTTTTCATTGAGAACGGCGCGCTGGACTTCGCGCACCAGGTGCCGGGGCAGGATCGCTTTCGCGTGAACGTCTTCCGCCAGCGCGGCATGACGTCGATGGCGGCGCGGCGCGTCGTGAAGGACATCCAGGACTTCGAGCAGTTGCACCTCCCGCCGGTGCTGAAGGAGATTTCCAAGCATCATCAGGGGCTGATTCTGCTGGCGGGCATCACCGGCTCGGGCAAGAGCACGACGATCGCCTCGATGATCAACTACATCAACAAGACCCGCGCCTGCCACATCGTGACGATCGAGGACCCGATCGAGTACATCTTTGAGGACGACAAGGCGTTCATCAACCAGCGCGAGATCGGCATCGACGTGAAGAACTTCCACGATGCGCTGAAATACCTCATGCGCGAAGACCCCGACGTCGTGCTCGTCGGCGAAATGCGAGACCGCGACACATTCGAAGCTGCCATTCACGCCGCCGAGACCGGCCATCTGTGCTTCGGCACGATTCACGCCTCGACGGCCGCGCAGACCATTTCGCGCATTCTCGATCTGTTTCCCGAGGAGGGCCGGGCGCAGGTGCGCCAGGCGCTGGTGTTCAATCTGAAGGCGATTGTCTGCCAGAAGCTGCTGCCCAGCATCCATCCGGAACGGTCGCGTGTGCCGTGCTGCGAGATCATGATTAACAACCCATCGGTGCGGAAGCTGATCGCCGAAAGTCGCGATTTTGAGATCACCACGGTGCTCAAGAACAGCATTCACGAAGGCATGCAGGATTTCACCGAGGCGATTTACCAGCTCATTCAGGAAGAATACCTGGACATGAAGCTGGCGTTGGAAGTCGCGCCGAACCCCGAAGAGTTGAAGATGCGGCTGAAGGGGATTCGCTCCAAAGCGGCGGCAATCCTGTGA
- a CDS encoding PQQ-binding-like beta-propeller repeat protein: MTTTPTLGAGLAVELRPALRKRAILPLLLLAYPVGLALMWRRTAWRIGTKTALSILFAPAFVLLVLLCLKPWWDFTGDLGWTSFSLDFTKGPGQYNQLEAHRAQQKDTIKPGAGAPALIVPDWTDFRGPRRDGIVASTISLDWSKKPPRQLYRQPVGEGYSSFVIGGGRAYTMEQRRGDEALVCYDAATGRELWTMQYPARFTETLGGDGPRATPTLDGDRVYSLGAEGHLFCVKAADGHPLWNRHVLKDFRGENLTWAMSGSPLIVDDAVLVTSSGVGAPAVQAYDKLTGKPRWDADVGRQGYTSLVTATLLGTRQVLNLAASTLVALDPANGKTLWTFPWPTSMGINCSQPIPVGEDRVFVSAGYGHGCALVKLAREGNKLVAKELWSSIKMKNKFSASVIHDGHVYGLDEGVLACLNLDTGERKWKGKSYGHGNLLLVAGGPSGAKSPAAHLIVLSEEGELALVRATPEKFEELGAIQALKGRTWNNFTLTGTLLLARNHKEMVAYDLAP, from the coding sequence ATGACCACTACCCCGACTCTCGGCGCGGGACTGGCCGTGGAGCTTCGTCCTGCGCTGCGCAAACGCGCCATTCTCCCTCTGTTGCTGCTGGCTTATCCGGTCGGTCTGGCGCTGATGTGGCGGCGAACCGCCTGGCGCATCGGCACCAAGACCGCGCTAAGCATTCTGTTCGCGCCGGCGTTTGTGCTGCTCGTTCTTCTCTGCCTCAAACCGTGGTGGGATTTCACCGGCGATCTGGGCTGGACCAGTTTCTCACTGGATTTCACAAAAGGCCCGGGGCAGTACAACCAGCTCGAAGCGCACCGCGCGCAACAGAAGGACACGATCAAGCCCGGCGCGGGTGCCCCCGCCCTGATCGTGCCCGACTGGACCGATTTCCGCGGACCTCGGCGTGACGGAATCGTGGCATCCACCATCTCGCTCGATTGGAGCAAGAAGCCGCCGCGCCAGCTGTATCGCCAGCCCGTCGGTGAAGGGTACTCGAGCTTTGTCATCGGCGGCGGCCGCGCCTACACGATGGAGCAGCGCCGCGGCGACGAAGCCCTCGTCTGCTACGACGCCGCGACCGGACGCGAGCTTTGGACCATGCAGTACCCCGCGCGCTTCACCGAAACCCTCGGCGGCGACGGCCCCCGCGCGACGCCCACGCTGGATGGCGATCGCGTCTATTCGCTCGGCGCGGAGGGGCATCTGTTCTGCGTGAAGGCGGCGGACGGCCACCCCCTCTGGAACCGCCATGTCTTGAAGGACTTCCGTGGAGAGAATCTCACCTGGGCCATGAGCGGCTCGCCCCTCATTGTTGATGACGCGGTGCTCGTGACCAGTTCCGGCGTCGGCGCGCCGGCCGTGCAGGCCTATGACAAACTGACCGGAAAGCCGCGATGGGATGCCGACGTCGGGCGGCAGGGCTACACGTCGCTGGTGACGGCAACGCTGCTAGGCACGCGGCAGGTGCTGAATCTCGCGGCCAGCACGCTGGTCGCTCTCGACCCGGCCAACGGGAAGACCCTGTGGACGTTTCCCTGGCCCACGAGCATGGGCATCAACTGCTCACAGCCGATCCCCGTCGGCGAGGATCGCGTTTTTGTCTCGGCGGGCTATGGCCACGGGTGCGCATTGGTGAAGCTGGCGCGCGAGGGCAACAAGCTCGTCGCCAAAGAGCTTTGGTCCAGCATCAAGATGAAGAACAAATTCAGCGCGTCAGTCATTCACGACGGCCATGTCTATGGGCTGGACGAGGGCGTTCTGGCGTGCCTGAATCTTGACACCGGCGAGCGCAAGTGGAAGGGGAAATCCTACGGCCACGGCAACCTGCTTCTGGTTGCCGGGGGGCCGTCCGGCGCCAAGTCTCCTGCCGCACATCTGATCGTGCTCTCCGAGGAGGGTGAACTGGCGCTGGTGCGCGCGACGCCGGAGAAGTTCGAAGAACTTGGCGCCATTCAGGCGCTCAAGGGCCGCACGTGGAACAACTTCACCCTCACCGGCACGTTGCTTCTCGCCCGCAATCACAAGGAAATGGTGGCGTACGACCTCGCGCCGTAG